TTTTTTTCAGCCAGTTTCAACCCATCCTGCACATGACTGATTACAATCTGGGCACTCTGTTCATAACTTAATGACTTATGCGGATTAACGCCCGACTGGTTTTCCGTAAAGAAAGCCGGATTCACCATTTTACCAATATCGTGATAAAGCGCTCCTGTTCTTACCAGCTGACTTTTTCCTCCTACCCTGATGGCTGCCTCTGCGGCAAGATTAGCCACTTGCATGGAGTGCTGGAAAGTACCTGGCGCCACTTCAGACAGTTTACGCAACAGTGGATTGTTTATATTTGAAAGCTCTACCAGCGTAACATTCGAAGTGAATCCGAATATCTTCTCGAAAAGGAAAAGCAACGGATAGGCAAACAGCAACAAGGCACCATTAATTGCAAAGCTTAGATACATGCTAAGATCCAGCTTTGAAAGGTCGTTCTCCTGAATTAATTCTAAAGAAAAATACAATACAGCATAGCTAAGTACAATCAGGAAAGCTGTTCTAAAAAGCTGAGAACGCTGCGACAGCTCCCTCAGGCTATATATGGCAACAATTCCGGCTGTGAGTTGCAGAAGAATAAATTCGTAAGGATAACGCAAGGTTATGGAACAAAGCAAAATAGTTACTGCATGAGTCATAAATGCCGTTCGCGAATCGAGGAACACCCTAATCACAATTGGCAATATGGCATAAGGTAGCATATAGACATTAAAGAATTTGAACTTTACCATCAAGGCCGTTAGTACAGTAAAGAGAATAGCCAGGGCAAAGAGCAGTGTCAGCCCTCCTTTGTGCTGATAATAATCTTTTCTGAAAAGATCCAGATAAAGCATGAAATAAAGCATTAATATACTGACAAAAAGCAACTGTCCTCCTAAAATAAGTCGTTGCTGTTCTATGGAAGCGCTTCTCTTTATCGATTCTTTCTTTAAAGAGTCCAGAATTCTAAAAGTGCGTTCATTTATTATCTCTCCTCTATCAATAATCTTTTGTCCCGATTGCACGATGCCGGTAGCCCATGCTACTGTACTCAGCAACTCTTTTTTCACTTCGTCCGACTTCTTCTTATCGTACCTCAGATTTGGTATGATATAGTTATCCAAATCACATTGCCTGAGTATCTCTTTATCAAAATGCACAGGGTCCAGGTTCAGCAAATATTCATAAGCCGATTTAATGGTATAAAGTTCTGAAACAGGTTTACCATTAGCCATTTTCTCTTCGGCTACCATTATAGACTTAATATTAGCTTGTTCAAGTCCGGTCATCTCGTTACTTGGTACAATACCTACATTGTAAACATGTTGCAGAGCTTCGATTATATGTTTATAGTAAACGGCAGAAAGTATGTTATTTTTCTGCTTATACTGATAGTCTGTTTTTACTTTTGCAAAGGCTTTTTGCGCTATAGCTTGATCATAAACAAAATAAGGTTTATAAAACCTCAGAACACTATCCTGCTCTTTCTTTACGAGGGCTTCATCTTTGTATACAGGAAAGTCAAAAGAAGCAGTCAGCAGTCCATACTTCCAGGGCTTATCAATGTCAAATTGATAGTTAAACTTCCCGCTACGAGGTAAAAAGTAGACAATAACAACTACAGTGGCTAAAAAAATCAGCGACTTATATAACAAATCTTTATATGAAGTACGGCTTCTATTCTTTAACTTTTTCATTTTACTCCTATTTTTGGCGAAATTTACAAAAAAAAATGATACGATTTCTTTTTTTTATCATAAAGACCAATACTAAGCAGGAAGTTATGCTGTTAGTTCAAAAAAAATAGATTAATTTTGCCTCCGTTTCACATTATTATAGCATTATGGCAGAAAGAAAAATAAGAGTTCGTTTTGCTCCAAGTCCAACCGGAGCATTGCATATTGGAGGAGTACGCACTGCGTTATATAATTATTTGTTTGCCCGTCAGCATGGCGGAGAGATGATTTTTCGTATTGAAGATACAGATTCTCAACGTTTTGTTCCCGGAGCGGAAGAATACATTATTGAATCTTTCAAATGGTTAGGCATTAAGTTCGACGAAGGTGTAAGTTTCGGTGGAAACTATGGCCCTTACCGACAGTCGGAACGCAAAGATATATACAAAAAATATGTAAACATTCTACTTGAAAACGGGAAGGCTTATATCGCATTTGATACTCCGGAAGAACTGGATGCCAAACGCGCGGAAATACAAAACTTTCAGTACGACGCGTCTACTCGCATGTCCATGCGCAATTCACTGACACTTTCTGCCGAGGAAGTTAAATCTCTGATTGACTCCGGCAAGCAATATGTGGTCAGAATGAAAATTGAGCCCAACGAGGATGTGGTTGTAAACGATATCATCCGCGGAAAAGTGGTTATTAACTCCACAATTCTGGACGATAAGGTATTATACAAATCGGCGGATGAACTGCCAACCTATCACTTAGCAAATATTGTGGACGACCATTTGATGGAGATTTCTCACGTCATTCGTGGCGAAGAGTGGCTCCCTTCGGCCCCATTGCATGTACTTCTGTACCGTGCATTCGGCTGGGAAGATACTATGCCTGAATTTGCTCATCTTCCACTCCTGCTGAAACCGGATGGAAACGGAAAATTAAGCAAACGTGATGGAGACCGTCTTGGCTTCCCGGTATTCCCATTGCAATGGAATGATCCAAAAACCGGTGAAATCTCATCCGGATACCGCGAATCAGGCTATTTGCCCGAAGCTGTTATCAACTTCCTGGCTCTTCTGGGCTGGAACCCAGGCAACGACGAGGAAATCATGAGCATAGACGAGCTTATAAAGATGTTCGATTTGCACAGATGCAGCAAAGCCGGTGCGAAATTCGATTACGAAAAAGGAAAATGGTTCAACCATCAGTATATACAACTGAAACCCAATGAAGAAATAGCATCTTTATTTCTGCCTTTCCTCAAGGAAGAAGGTGTAGACGCACCTTTTGAAAAGGTAGTTACCGTTGTGGGTCTTATGAAAAACCGGGTGAATTTCGTGAAAGAGCTTTGGGATCAATGCAAGTTCTTCTTTGTTGCACCGACAGAATACGACGAGAAAACTGTAAAGAAACGCTGGAAAGAAGATTCGCCTGCTCAAATGACCGAATTGATGCATGTATTAGAAGGAATTGATGATTTCTCTCTTGAAAATCAGGAACAGATTGTTATGGACTGGATTACAAGCAATAATTACCACATGGGAAATATCATGAATGCTTTCCGTTTGACACTGGTTGGAGAAGGAAAAGGACCTCACATGTTTGATATCTCGGCTCTGCTAGGCAAAGAAGAAACCATTGCCCGAATGAAAAGAGCAATCGATATGATAAAGAAATAAAAAACAGACATGCTTTATAATTTAGGAATTTATATATACTCAATGCTAATTCATCTGGTTGCGCCTTTCAGTAGAAAGCCCCGCAAAATGATGAAAGGACACTGGGTTGTATATGAACTGCTTCGTCAACAGAAAGAGAAAGACGCTAAGTACATCTGGTTTCATGCAGCCTCTTTAGGGGAATTTGAACAAGGTCGTCCTTTGATTGAAAGAATCAGAGAGAGGTATCCGGAATACAAAATATTGCTCACATTCTTTTCTCCGTCTGGTTACGAAGTACGAAAAAACTATCAGGGTGCAGACATCGTCTGTTATCTGCCAATGGATAAACCACGCAATGTTAATAAGTTCCTTGATATCATCCAACCATGCATGGCTTTTTTCATTAAATACGAATTCTGGAAAAACTACCTGGATGAGCTGCACAAGCGTCAGATTCCTGTATACAGTGTATCTTCCATTTTCCGTAAAGAACAGGTCTTTTTTAAGTGGTACGGCGGACTTTACCGCAAGGTCTTGTCGGACTTTGACCAGCTGTTTGTTCAGAACGAAACATCAAAACGCTTTCTGGCAAAGATTGGAATTAACAAGGTTTCTGTTGTAGGCGATACCAGATTTGACCGTGTACTTGAGATACGCAAGGAAGCAAAGGACCTCCCTTTGGTAGAAGCTTTTAAAGGAGACTCTTTAACTATTGTTGCCGGCAGCTCGTGGGCGCCCGACGAAGATCTTTTTATTGAATATTTCAACACTCATCCGGAAGTAAAGCTCATTATTGCGGCTCACGTGATAGACGAAAATCATCTGGTGGAGATTATCAGCAAACTGAAACGCCCATATGTGCGTTATTCTAAGGCTAACGAGAAGAATGTTGTGAACGCAGACTGCTTAATCATTGACGGATTCGGGCTGCTCTCTTCCATATACAGATATGGTGAAATAGCTTATATTGGTGGAGGTTTCGGTGTTGGGATCCACAATATTCTTGAGGCTGCTGTATATGGGATACCTGTAATATTCGGTCCGAAATATCAGAAATTCATGGAAGCCAGAGATTTAATTGAAGAGAAAGGGGCATTCTCAATCGAGAATTATGAAGAACTTAGCCAGCTGCTCGACAAAATGATTTCAGATAAGGAATTTCTAAAAGAAAGTGGTTCAAATGCAGGCAACTATGTAACTCGTAACTTAGGAGCAAGCGAGCGAATATTAAGTCAAATTAAACTTTAAAATTTACATATATAAAAAGCGTCCGGCTATTATGTCTCTGACATACTTTTAGCCGGACGCTTCTGTTTTTATCGCAAGTTTACTTATACCAATCAGAGTACATCAGATAGTTGTGCGCAATCTTCTCGTTAAGTTCTTTTGCTTGTTCTGGGTCCACCTTTTTAATAAACTTTGCAGGGACACCTCCCCAGATGCTTCCGGGTTCAATCACTGTGTTGCTTAGAACTAACGAACCAGCAGCCACAATAGCCCCTTCGCCTATCACCGCATGGTCCAGAATGGTGGAACCCATGCCTACCAACGCATAATCTTTGATTGTAGCACCATGAATCGTTACATTGTGCCCCACAGAAACATTATCGCCAATCTCAATGGTCGATTTTTCATATAAGGTGTGCAAAACGGTACCATCCTGAATGTTTACCCGATTTCCAATGCGGATGGAATTTACATCCCCTCGCAAGATAGTACCAAACCAGATGCTACATTCACTCCCCATCTTCACATCACCAATAATCGTAGCATTATCTGCCAGGAAACAATTCTCACCAAATTCGGGAGTAAAGCCTCTCACTGATTTTATCAATGCCATTTTATTCTATTGTATAATTAAACAATTAAGACATTAAATCGCCAATGTCTTTTCTCTTAACCAGGCAATTTCCTCTGCATTCAGCGTAGGGCTCAATCTTTCAAAAACAACCTGGTGATAATAGTTCAGCCAATTAATTTCAGTATCGGAGAGAAGGGATTTAATGATGCCTTTAGTACAAATAGGACAAAGAGTCAAAGTCTCGAAACGATAAAACTCTCCAAATTCTGTTTCCACATCCTTGCATACTAATGTCAGATTTTCAATCCGAATGCCATGACGTCCACCTTTATAAACTCCTGGCTCGTTAGAAGTAACCATACCTGGCACTAACAATACCGGCACCTCATTCAGACGAATGCTTTGCGGCCCTTCATGAACACTCAGAAAATGTCCAACCCCGTGACCTGTTCCATGCAGATAATTCATTCCCCTCTGCCATAAGGCATGACGCGCCAGAACATCAATCTGAGCCCCACGGGTACCATAAGGGAATTTACAGGTTGCAATAGCAATATGACCTTTCAACACCAAAGTATAGTCAATTTTTTCTTCTTCGGTCAATGAACCTAAAGCGATAGTGCGGGTAATATCTGTTGTTCCATCAAGGTACTGGGCACCCGAGTCGAGCAATAAAAAGCCTTCGGGCTTTAAAACGGAACATGATTCGGGAGTAGCAGAGTAATGTACAATAGCTCCGTGTTCCTTATAACCGGCGATAGTATCGAAGCTTTCTCCCATATATAAATCTTGTGCAGCCCGGAATTCGTGCAATTTCTCATCAATTGTCAGTTCTGTTTCATGCCCTGTCGGAACCGCCATTTCAAGCCAGCGAAGGAATTTCACCATGGCTACACCATCACGAATCATAGCTGCATGAATGCCTGCAATTTCAGCCTCGTTTCTTACCGCTTTTAATAAGGCGATTGGAGAGGAACCACGAACAATCTTACAAGATGGATTAACTGCAGAGAACACATCATAATTCGTTCTTGCAGGATTGATTAACAATGACGAAGCGGTCAGCTCATTCAATGCACTGTTTATCTCATCATAACCACGCACTTCAACCTGCTGAGTGGATAAATACTCACTTACATCAGCTGTCAGCTTTTCAGGTGCGATAAAGTATATTGTTTTCTTATCGGTAATAAGCAAATAGCTAACCACAAAAGGATTACACTTAACATCACGACCTCTCAGGTTCAATGCCCATGCTATTTCGTCAAGGTTTGAAATAAGCAGGCTTTCAACATCAACTTTTTCCATTTTCTGACGAATCTGCGCAATTTTATCAAGGCATGAAACACCGGAATATTGAGTTTCATAAATGAAAGCCGGGTCCTGGGGCATCAGAGGTCTGTCAATCCATATAGATTCAAAAGGATCTAAACTGGTCTCGACAGCAATATTCTTTTTCGATAAAACATTCTTCATTTCTTCAACATCTGAAACAGAGAACATTTTTCCATCAATTCCCAGAGTTGAACCAACGGCCATTTCACTTGTCAACCATTCAATTATAGAAGGGGTTTCAGGAAGTCCATCTTTAAAAAGTGTAATGCCCGAGCCCTCAAGTTGGTCAGCAGCTTGAAGGAAATAGCGGGAATCAGTCCAAAGACCAGCCTTTTCAAGAGTCACAACAACTGTTCCTGCTGATCCTGAAAAACCTGAAATCCATTCTCTCGATTTCCAATGAGAGGCAACATATTCACTGAGGTGAGGATCGGTACTTGGTATAATAAATGCCGAAAAATTATTCTCCGAAAGCAGTCCTCTTAATGAGGCAATACGCTCTTTTATGCTTTGTTCCATAATCACATTATAAAGATGTTTAACATTACTCGCAAAGATACACATCTTTTTTATATTTTTCTGGTTAAGAAAGAACTATGTTTCGCTTTACAATATCAACTTAACAACTAATTAATCAGTTAAAAGAACTTTCTTAAATAAACTTTGTTATTGAATTTTAGAATAATTATTAGCCGAAAGTTTTGTGAATAAAGAAACTATATGTAATTTTGCCGCGCAATTTAAGTGCAGAATTTATAAAAACAACATATTAATAAAAGTAAAATGATAGTAGTACCTGTAAAAGAAGGCGAAAACATCGAAAAAGCGCTGAAGAAATTCAAAAGAAAATTTGAAAAAACCGGAGTAGTTAAAGAATTAAGAAGCAGACAACAGTTTGACAAACCATCTGTAACTAAAAGGTTTAAGAAAGAACGCGCTGTATACGTTCAGAAACTTCAGCAAGTAGAAGAATAATAATTCATCACTTCTCTTGAATTATTAGATTATTTTTCATACATTCGTTGCAGGATTATTAACGCAACGATTCATATGTTAATTGACTCTTTTCTAAAGTATCTTGAATTTGAGAAAAATTACTCGCCTCAAACCATAAAAAGTTATAAGGCCGATTTAATTCAATTTGAAGAATATTTTAAAAACTTAAGTGAGGAGTTGTCACCTACAAACGTTGACACTGATATAATACGCCAATGGATAATCAATCTAATGGACGAAGGATATACAGCATCATCAGTAGGTAGAAAACTTAGTTCATTAAGATCGTTTTACCGATTTCTATTAATAAAGAAAGAAGTTACAATAGATCCAACCAGAAAAATTGTTGGGCCAAAAAAGAAAAAAGCACTTCCGTACTTCTTAAAAGAAAGCGAAATAAACAGAATTATTGATGAGAATGATTATAAAGAAGGTTTTATTGGTGCTAGAGACCGAATGATTATAGAAATGTTTTACGCCACAGGCATCAGACTTTCAGAATTAATCGGATTAAATGACACAGATATAGATTTCTCGCAATCACTCATAAAAGTAACAGGAAAAAGAAACAAACAAAGACTTATTCCTTTTGACAAGGAGCTAAAAGAGTCGATGATTGAATACATTAACATAAGGAATAACACCCTCACTGAACAGCCCGAAGCTTTTTTCGTTAGAGAAAGTGGGCAGAGGTTATACAGTGGAATAGTTGAAAAGTTAGTAAAACGACAATTATCAAAGGTTGTAACGCTAAAAAAAAGAAGCCCACACGTATTGAGACACACTTTTGCAACAGCAATGTTGAACAATAAAGCAAATCTCAATGCCATCAAGGAGATTCTTGGACACTCAAGCCTAGCAGCTACTGAAGTGTACACGCATACAACATTTGAGGAGTTAAAAAACAACTATAACCAGGCTCACCCAAGAGCCTAAAAAAAGGAGGTATGTATGGAAACTAGAATTCAATCAATTCACTTTGATGCGTCAGAGCAATTACAAACTTTCATCCAAAAGAAAGTTGCAAAGTTAGAGAGATTATACGATGATATAAAAGTTGTGGAGGTGTCACTAAAAGTTGTAAAACCTGAAACAGTAAAAAACAAAGAAGCAGGAATAAAAATCACAATTCCTAACTATGAATTTTACGCCGATAAGACTTACGATACATTCGAAGAGTCAATTGATGAAGCATTAGACGCTTTATCTAAACAATTGGTCAAATACAAGGAAAAACAACTGAATAAATAGAGAAAAAAAAGACAAATAACTTTGCAGTTATAAAATAAATACCTAAATTTGCAGCCGTTTCGCTTAGATTAACGTAACGGTTGCATTTTTAAGATAACGCCTCTTTAGCTCAGTTGGCCAGAGCACGTGATTTGTAATCTCGGGGTCGTTGGTTCGAATCCGACAAGAGGCTCAAAAATTGTTAAGGGCAAATACCAGAGTGGCCAAATGGGGCAGACTGTAAATCTGCTGTCTTTCGACTTCGGTGGTTCGAATCCATCTTTGCCCACAAAACACAAAGCGCCGCTTTGAAAGACTGCGGAAGTAGCTCAGTTGATAGAGCATTAGCCTTCCAAGCTGAGGGTCGCGGGTTTGAGCCCCGTCTTCCGCTCTTTTTCGCTGTTGTAGCTCAGTGGCAGAGCACTTCCTTGGTAAGGAAGAGGTCACGGGTTCAACTCCCGTCAACAGCTCACAAAAAATGTATGTGCTGATTATTAATCAAATAAATAAACAAGTAAAGCTATGGCTAAAGAGAAATTTGAACGTACCAAACCGCACGTTAACATTGGTACTATCGGTCACGTAGACCACGGTAAAACGACTTTGACTGCAGCTATCACTACAGTGTTAGCAAAGAAAGGTCTTTCTGAATTGCGTTCTTTCGATTCAATCGACAACGCTCCTGAAGAAAAAGAAAGAGGTATTACTATTAATACTTCACACGTTGAGTATCAAACAGCTAACCGTCACTACGCACACGTTGACTGTCCAGGACACGCCGACTACGTAAAGAACATGGTAACTGGTGCTGCTCAGATGGACGGTGCTATCATTGTAGTTGCTGCAACTGATGGTCCTATGCCTCAAACTCGTGAACACATCCTGTTAGCTCGTCAGGTAAACGTACCAAAATTGGTAGTTTTCATGAACAAATGTGACATGGTTGAAGACGAAGAAATGTTGGAACTTGTTGAAATGGAAATGAGAGAACTTCTTTCATTCTATGAATTTGATGGTGACAACACTCCTATCATCCGTGGTTCTGCTCTTGGTGCACTTAACGGTGTTGAAAAATGGGAAGACAAAGTTATGGAATTGATGGATGCTGTTGACACATGGATTCCACTTCCTCCACGTGATGTTGATAAACCATTCTTGATGCCGGTTGAAGACGTGTTCTCTATCACAGGTCGTGGTACTGTAGCAACAGGTCGTATCGAAGCAGGTATCATCAAAACTGGTGAAGAAGTTCAGATCATCGGTCTTGGTTCTGAAGGAAAGAAATCAGTTGTAACTGGTGTTGAGATGTTCCGTAAGATTCTTGATGAAGGTCAGGCTGGTGACAACGTAGGTTTGTTACTTCGTGGTATCGACAAAGAAGAAATCAAACGTGGTATGGTTATCTGCCACCCGGGAAAAATTACTCCTCACACTACATTCAAGGCTGAGGTTTATATCCTGAAGAAAGAAGAAGGTGGTCGTCACACACCATTCCACAACAAATACCGTCCTCAGTTCTACCTTCGTACATTAGACTGTACAGGTGAAATCACTCTTCCAGAAGGAACTGACATGGTTATGCCAGGTGATAATGTAACAATTTCAGTTGAACTTATCTACCCAGTAGCTCTTAACTTAGGTCTTCGTTTCGCTATCCGTGAAGGTGGACGTACAGTAGGTGCTGGTCAGATCACTGAAATCTGTGACTAAATAAAAAATATCAGTTCTTGGTTTCATATCAAGAACTGATTATTTACGGGAGTAGCTCAGTTGGTAGAGCACCGGTCTCCAAAACCGGGTGTCGGGAGTTCGAGCCTCTCCTCCCGTGCAAATATATTATATATATGAAAAAAATAGTAGATAAAGTAATATCTTACTTCAAAGAAACTTACAACGAACTTGTGCATAAAGTATCGTGGCCTACGTATTCAGAACTGACTAACAGTGCAGTGGTTGTTTTATATGCTTCCCTACTCATTGCAGTGGTAGTTTTCGTAATGGACTCATGCTTCCAGCATTTGATGGAAGGTTTCATTTATCCACATTAACATAGGAGAAAAATGTCTGAGATTGAAAAGAAATGGTATGTTTTGCGTGCCATTAGCGGAAAAGAAAGCAAGGTAAAAGAATATCTTGAAGCTGATATCAAAAACAGCAACCTTGGTGATTATGTATCTCAGGTATTGATTCCTACTGAAAAGGTATATCAGGTTCGCAACGGGAAAAAAGTTGTGAAAGAGAGAAATTATCTGCCTGGATACGTTTTAGTGGAGGCAGCTCTTGTTGGTGAGGTAGCTCATCATTTAAGAAATACTCCTAATGTAATCGGTTTCTTAGGTGGTTCGGATAACCCTACCCCTCTGAGACAGTCAGAAGTGAATCGTATACTTGGTACAGTGGATGAACTACAAGAATCGGGAGAAGAAATCAATATCCCGTATATAGTAGGAGAGACTGTAAAAGTAGCTTTTGGTCCATTCAGCGGATTCAGTGGTACCATTGAAGAAGTGAATAACGAAAAGAAGAAATTAAAGGTTATGGTAAAGATATTCGGGCGAAAAACTCCGCTTGAATTAGGCTTTATGCAAGTAGAAAAGGAATAACATGGGTTACGCCGTGTTGTGCCTTAATTAATGTTTATATAAATAAATTAAAAAAATGGCTAAAGAAGTTGCTGGACTAATCAAATTACAGATTAAAGGAGGCGCTGCAAATCCATCACCTCCCGTTGGACCTGCTTTAGGTTCTAAAGGGATCAATATTATGGAATTCTGCAAGCAATTCAATGCCAGAACCCAAGACAGAGCAGGTAAAATATTACCTGTCGTTATTACTTATTATGCAGACAAGTCTTTTGATTTTGTAATCAAGACTCCTCCTGTTGCTATCCAGTTATTGGAAGTAACTAAGCTTAAGAGTGGTTCTGCTGAGCCTAACCGTAAAAAGGTTGCTGAGATTACTTGGGACCAAGTACGCACAATTGCTCAGGACAAAATGACTGACTTGAACTGTTTCACTGTAGAAGCTGCTATGACTATGGTTGCTGGTACAGCTAGAAGTATGGGTATCACTGTAAAAGGGGAATTCCCAGGTAATAATTAATAATCTTCAATTATAATGGGAAAACTGACAAAAAATCAAAAGTTGGCTGCCGCTAAAGTTGAAGCAGGGAAAGCATACTCACTAAAAGAAGCTTCAGCGCTTGTAAAGGAAATCTCTTTTACAAAGTTTGATGCCTCATTAGATATTGATGTACGTTTAGGTGTAGATCCACGTAAAGCAAACCAGATGGTTAGAGGTGTAGTTTCACTTCCTCACGGAACTGGTAAAGAGATTAAGGTCTTGGTTCTATGTACACCTGATGCTGAAGCCGCTGCAAAAGAAGCAGGTGCTGATTATGTAGGTCTTGATGAATATATTGAAAAGATCAAAGGTGGATGGACTGATATTGATGTAATTATCACTATGCCATCTATCATGGGTAAAATAGGTGCTTTGGGTCGTGTACTTGGTCCTCGCGGATTAATGCCTAACCCAAAAAGTGGTACTGTGACTATGGATGTTGCCAAAGCAGTAAAAGAAGTAAAACAAGGTAAAATCGACTTTAAAGTAGACAAAACAGGTATTGTTCATACTTCTATTGGTAAAGTTTCATTCGATGCAGATAAAATTCGCGACAACGCAAAAGAATTTATTTCTACATTGCTTAAACTAAAACCAACTGCAGCAAAGGGCACATATATTAAGAGTATTTATCTTT
The Bacteroides sedimenti genome window above contains:
- the rplK gene encoding 50S ribosomal protein L11 — translated: MAKEVAGLIKLQIKGGAANPSPPVGPALGSKGINIMEFCKQFNARTQDRAGKILPVVITYYADKSFDFVIKTPPVAIQLLEVTKLKSGSAEPNRKKVAEITWDQVRTIAQDKMTDLNCFTVEAAMTMVAGTARSMGITVKGEFPGNN
- the nusG gene encoding transcription termination/antitermination protein NusG; protein product: MSEIEKKWYVLRAISGKESKVKEYLEADIKNSNLGDYVSQVLIPTEKVYQVRNGKKVVKERNYLPGYVLVEAALVGEVAHHLRNTPNVIGFLGGSDNPTPLRQSEVNRILGTVDELQESGEEINIPYIVGETVKVAFGPFSGFSGTIEEVNNEKKKLKVMVKIFGRKTPLELGFMQVEKE
- the rplA gene encoding 50S ribosomal protein L1 produces the protein MGKLTKNQKLAAAKVEAGKAYSLKEASALVKEISFTKFDASLDIDVRLGVDPRKANQMVRGVVSLPHGTGKEIKVLVLCTPDAEAAAKEAGADYVGLDEYIEKIKGGWTDIDVIITMPSIMGKIGALGRVLGPRGLMPNPKSGTVTMDVAKAVKEVKQGKIDFKVDKTGIVHTSIGKVSFDADKIRDNAKEFISTLLKLKPTAAKGTYIKSIYLSSTMSLGVKVDPKSVEEI
- the tuf gene encoding elongation factor Tu, giving the protein MAKEKFERTKPHVNIGTIGHVDHGKTTLTAAITTVLAKKGLSELRSFDSIDNAPEEKERGITINTSHVEYQTANRHYAHVDCPGHADYVKNMVTGAAQMDGAIIVVAATDGPMPQTREHILLARQVNVPKLVVFMNKCDMVEDEEMLELVEMEMRELLSFYEFDGDNTPIIRGSALGALNGVEKWEDKVMELMDAVDTWIPLPPRDVDKPFLMPVEDVFSITGRGTVATGRIEAGIIKTGEEVQIIGLGSEGKKSVVTGVEMFRKILDEGQAGDNVGLLLRGIDKEEIKRGMVICHPGKITPHTTFKAEVYILKKEEGGRHTPFHNKYRPQFYLRTLDCTGEITLPEGTDMVMPGDNVTISVELIYPVALNLGLRFAIREGGRTVGAGQITEICD
- the secE gene encoding preprotein translocase subunit SecE; this translates as MKKIVDKVISYFKETYNELVHKVSWPTYSELTNSAVVVLYASLLIAVVVFVMDSCFQHLMEGFIYPH